CCACATCCGACGACGCGTCCGCGCTGTCGGCCACCAGCAGCGGCTCGGGCAGCCACGGGCCCACGTACTCTTCACGCAGCCGTGACCGGGCCCGCAACGCGTTGAGTGACTGGCGGGTGACCAACTTGGCCAGGTAGGCCTTGGTGTCGGTCACCGTGCTCAGGTCCACCTCGGCCCAGCGCAGGTAACTCTCCTGCAGCACGTCGTCGGATTCGGTTGCTGTGCCGAGGATCTCGTATGCGATGGTGAACAGCAGCGGCCGCAGGGCCGTGAACCTCTCGGCGTGCTCGGTCGAGTTGCCTGCGCTGGGGACGTTCATCGACGTGCAGCTCCCACGGTGTCCTTACCGGCCTCGGCCAGTTGGCGTGCGCGGTTGCGGCCCTTGAACCAGAAATAGGATCCCGGCTTGCGGCCCTCCTTGGCCATGAACGTCAACGTGGCCTTGCACACCTGTTCCTTGACCGCCGCACCGACGCGGCCGCCGATGTAGACGCGCCGCGGGGTGTCGTCGGAGTGCGCGATCTGCACGGTGCCGTAGGTGCGCCCGATGCTCACGCACTGCCCCGTGAAGGCCTGGTTGAGCACCGCGGGTTCGGTGCCGGCGATGCGCGCGAGCACGGTGTCGGCGGCCTGAACCCCCATGGGGCCCGCGGCCTGGCAGCTCATGCGCAGCGGGATACCCGACGGGGACGCCGCGTCGCCCGCGGCCACGATGCGGCCGTCGTCGACGCTGGTGAGGGTCTCGTCGGTGATCAGCCGGCCCAGCTCGTCGGTGGTGAGCCCACTTGCCGCGGCCAAACCGGGCACTCCGAAACCGGTGGTCCACACCGTCACCGCGCTGGGCAGGGTCCTGCCGTCGGCCAGCGTCACCTCGGTGGCGCCGACGGACGTGACCAGGACGTCGGGTCCGTCGACGATGGTCACGCCGAGCCTGGTGAGCGCCTTGACCACCGAGCGTCGGGCCTGCACGCCGAGGGACGCGCCGACCACATCGGTGACGAGTGTGACCGCCCGGCCGGACTCGGCGAACTCGCCTGCGGCTTCGATCCCGGTGAGGCCGCCGCCGACGACGACGATCGGCGCCGACATCGGCACATCCTGCAGCCGTTCCCGCAGGCGCTGCGCCTGCTCGAATTCGCTGAGCGGATGGGCATGTTCGGCCGCGCCGGGCACCGAGGACGGCACGCCTCCGGTGCTGCCCACCGCGTACAGCAGGTAGTCGTAATCGACGACGTCGCCGGAGGCGAGTTGCACCTGACGGATCGGGGCGTCGATGCGCAGCGCGCTGTCGACGAGCAGACGCACCTGCTCACCGAGCAACGTGTCGTAGCCGGCGGTGGCCGAGTGGTTGCCCGCGGCCATCTGGTGCAGGCGGATGCGCTCGACGAACTCCGGTCGCGGATTGATCAGCGTGATGATCGCGTCCTTGGCCTTCTGCAGACGGTTCGCGGCCAGCACTCCGGCGTAGCCGCCGCCGATCACGACGATGTGAGGGGCTTTCGGCATTTGGTGTCTCCTCTCGAAGGGGCTTGTGCCCTCAAGACACCGCACGTCGACGGAGTGTGACAGATCCGCGCCGAATGTGGCTCAGATCACTCGATCAGATGAGTCCGAGTGCGAGCATCGCGTCGGCGACCTGGATGAACCCGGCGATGTTCGCGCCCGCCACGTAGTTGCCCGGCTGGTCGTAATCGTCGGCCGTCGACAGGCACCGGTCGTGGATGCGGCGCATGATCTCGGCGAGCCTGCCCTCGGTGTCGTCGAAGGTCCACGAGTCGCGGGAGGCGTTCTGCTGCATCTCCAGCGCGCTGGTGGCGACACCGCCCGCGTTGACGGCCTTTCCCGGCGCGAAGATCACGCCCGCCTCGTCGAAGAGTTTCACGGCCTCCGGGGTGCACGGCATGTTCGCACCCTCGGCCACGATGCGGCAGCCCGATCCGATCAGGGCCTTGGCGTCGCCGGCCGACACCTCGTTCTGCGTCGCGCACGGCAGCGCGATGTCACACGGCACGTTCCAGACGCTCTCGCCCGCGACGAACTGTGTTGCGCCGCCGCGTGCCTCGGTGTACGCGTCGATGCGGGCGCGCCGCACTTCCTTGAGTTCCTTGAGCAGCTCGAGGTCGATGCCCTTCTCGTCGACCACGTAACCGCTCGAATCCGAGCACGCCACGACGATGCCGCCGAGTGCGTGCACCTTCTCGATCGCGTAGATGGCCACGTTGCCCGATCCGGACACGACGACGCGCTTGCCGTCGAACGATTGACCGGAGGACTGCAGGATCTCGTCGACGAAGAACACCGTGCCGTACCCGGTGGCCTCGGTCCGCACCTGCGATCCACCCCAGGTGAGGCCCTTGCCGGTGAGCACGCCGGATTCGTAGCGGTTGGTGATCCGCTTGTACTGGCCGAACAGATAACCGATCTCGCGTGAGCCGACGCCGATGTCACCGGCGGGCACGTCGGTGTACTCGCCGATGTGGCGGTACAGCTCGGTCATGAACGACTGACAGAACCGCATGACCTCGGCGTCGGAGCGGCCCTTGGGGTCGAAGTCCGAACCGCCCTTGCCGCCGCCGATCGGCAGGCCGGTCAGGGCGTTCTTGAAGATCTGCTCGAAGCCGAGGAACTTGACGATGCCGAGGTACACCGAAGGGTGGAACCGCAACCCGCCCTTGTACGGCCCGAGTGCGGAGTTGAACTCGACACGGAATCCGCGGTTGATCTGCACCTTGCCGGTGTCGTCGACCCACGGCACCCGGAAGATGATCTGGCGCTCGGGTTCGCACAAGCGGCTGATGATCGCGTGGTCGGCGTACTCGGGGTGCTTCTCCACCACGGGGCCGAGGCTT
This genomic window from Mycolicibacterium goodii contains:
- a CDS encoding NAD(P)/FAD-dependent oxidoreductase → MPKAPHIVVIGGGYAGVLAANRLQKAKDAIITLINPRPEFVERIRLHQMAAGNHSATAGYDTLLGEQVRLLVDSALRIDAPIRQVQLASGDVVDYDYLLYAVGSTGGVPSSVPGAAEHAHPLSEFEQAQRLRERLQDVPMSAPIVVVGGGLTGIEAAGEFAESGRAVTLVTDVVGASLGVQARRSVVKALTRLGVTIVDGPDVLVTSVGATEVTLADGRTLPSAVTVWTTGFGVPGLAAASGLTTDELGRLITDETLTSVDDGRIVAAGDAASPSGIPLRMSCQAAGPMGVQAADTVLARIAGTEPAVLNQAFTGQCVSIGRTYGTVQIAHSDDTPRRVYIGGRVGAAVKEQVCKATLTFMAKEGRKPGSYFWFKGRNRARQLAEAGKDTVGAARR
- the gdhA gene encoding NADP-specific glutamate dehydrogenase; translated protein: MSDLHPKLQAVFEEVSRRNAGEQEFHQAVFEVLQSLGPVVEKHPEYADHAIISRLCEPERQIIFRVPWVDDTGKVQINRGFRVEFNSALGPYKGGLRFHPSVYLGIVKFLGFEQIFKNALTGLPIGGGKGGSDFDPKGRSDAEVMRFCQSFMTELYRHIGEYTDVPAGDIGVGSREIGYLFGQYKRITNRYESGVLTGKGLTWGGSQVRTEATGYGTVFFVDEILQSSGQSFDGKRVVVSGSGNVAIYAIEKVHALGGIVVACSDSSGYVVDEKGIDLELLKELKEVRRARIDAYTEARGGATQFVAGESVWNVPCDIALPCATQNEVSAGDAKALIGSGCRIVAEGANMPCTPEAVKLFDEAGVIFAPGKAVNAGGVATSALEMQQNASRDSWTFDDTEGRLAEIMRRIHDRCLSTADDYDQPGNYVAGANIAGFIQVADAMLALGLI